Sequence from the Nitrospirota bacterium genome:
GGGTTCGGAAACCGTGGCATCGTTGACCCTTTGTTGGACGATATCAGCAGGATGCTCTCCGGTCTGATTCGCCACGTTGAGATGCGGAACGGGCGGGGAAGGGGCGGAGGGACATGAAGGCTGTCCGACTTGTCTTTCTCATCACCCTTCACTCATCACTCATCACGATCTCGCCCGCCTGCCAGAAAACCGCGGCCAAGGAAGAGCCCCAAGCGCCCCGAGACACACAGGCGCCGACGCTCAGTATCACCGAGCCGAGCCTGCCGTACGGCATGGAGGGGATCTCGCAGAGGGAGGGGGTCATCACCTTCTCCGGAATGGCGGAGGATGATCAAGGCGTGGTCCGCGTCAAATGGGAGAACCACCGTGGAGGGAAGGGATGGGCGCGGGTGATGAACATTCACGGTACCCAGACGAACTGGGAGGTGAAAGACATCCCCATCGAGCCGGGTGACAACAAGATCACCCTGACGGCGCAGGACGCGGCGGCGAACGCGGCGACAAAGACCATCTGGGTGGGGCGGACCACGGACGTGGATTTCATCAGCTACCCCGACGCGAGCGAGACCGACATCCACTTGAACGAGGCCACCGAGACGATCTTCCGAGTGGCGATCAAGGAAGCCCGGAAGGTGAAGATCGAGAGCGTCAAGCTCGTGAAGGTGAACGAGAACGGCGAAATTCTGGACACGCTCGGCCCGATGTACGACGACGGGAAGAGCGAGCACGGAGATGAAGTCCCCGCGGACGGCGTCTACAGCGCGAGAGTCACGCTCTTGGAAGGCACGGAGGGCATGGTCCGCTTCCGCGTGGTCGTTAACGGCGTCAAAGAAGGCACGGGCACTGTCTCGGCGTCCTCCGAACCGTTCGGCGCGCAGGTTTTCGTTCCACTGACCGACGAGGAACTAAAGGTATATCTGGCGATGGGACGGAAAGCCGGGGAAATGTACGCCCCGTTGGAAGCGGAGGTGGGAGGTAGGGAGGCGGCGCGTCGGACGGCTGAATGGCTCAAGAAACAACCTGGCGTGAAGGATGCGGGGTCATTCGAGGACGGCTACAGCTTCGTCATGGATTCGGGTCTCCAGACGGTCTACATTAACCCGGATCGGTTTACCAAGCAGGACATTGATCCCGCCGACCTCGAGCCTCTGAGGGAAGAGCCACCGTCTGATTCAAACGCCCCGCCCGTTATGCCTTCGAGGCCGAAGAAGTTGGAACCACTGATCTACAAGACCCATCGGAGATCGGGGCCATCCCGGGCACAAATCATCAATCCCAAGGTCCTGGTCGTGTCACCCTACTCCAATCAGTCCCCGAGGCTTCCGGCGGGGGCCTACGACCGCGTCCACCGGATGTTTGCGGACCACAAGTGTCCGGTTTACGAAGCGAAACGTGTGAAAGGGGCGTTACCCGACGTTGAAGTTTTCAAGACTCTGAAAGAGCATGACACCGTCATCCTGGATACTCACGGGGAGGCCTTCTGTCCGACTGACGGATGGTATCAAGCCTGTCCCTCTGGGTCATCTAGGAAGCCAAGGGCATTCGTAGCGACTTACACGGGAACCCGTGTTACGGCATCCAACGTAAACCAGTACCGGGATGATCTGCGTAATGGGATGCTGTACCTGGCGCCGCTCGATCGAGAAGCGCTGAACATGCACTTCGTCCTCTCGCCCACCTTTGTCACAACCCACAATAGCAAATTTCGTTCTGGCACGATGGTGTTCAATGGGAGTTGCCGAAGCATGTACAACCCCACCATGGCGGGGGCTTTCCTCATGGCGGGCGCGTCGTACTACATGGGTTACAACGAGTACGTTCGCACGTGCTACGACAGCGCGGTCGTCAAGACCTTCTTCGAATCCTTGCTTGCCGGGTCTACGGCGGGTCAGGCGTTTACGGCCGCGACAACCGCCCACGGCTTCGACGACAACAATTGCTGGTTCTCCCCCCTCTTCTCGAAGCCGTTCCCCGCGGTTCTGACGCCGGCTGGCAATCCCGACCTCAAGATAACGATCGAGGGGGTCAACAACGGCTCATTCGAGCAAGGACCGGGAGCCCCGCCCCCCGGGTGGGATGCCAAGGGCGACGTGCAGATCATCACCAAGCTCGGCCCGATCACGGCGAAAGAAGGCCTCTACATGGCCTACCTCAGCACCGGGGAAAATGCTGAGGAGCAACCCCGCAGCATGCTCGAACAACCCTTCTGCGTGCCTCCGGATGCGAAGAAAGTCTCCTTCGACTACCGCCTCGTCTCCGAAGAGCCCGACGAATTCCTGAACTCGGGCTATCGAGACACCTTCGAGGCGGCGCTCGTCGTGGGAAGCGCGCGGACGGTCCTGGTTTCGGAGCACACGGATCAGGCGCCTTGGAATCCCGTTTCCGGGATCGACCTTGAAGGCGGCGACCGCACGGCTTTTGCCACCGACTGGCGGCGAGTGAGCGGGGACCTTTCCGAAACCGCCCGCGCCGAGGGCGCGACCCTTGCCTTCCGCCTCCAAGACAACGGCGATCTCGTCTACGACACCGCCGCCCTCCTCGAAAACGTGCATCTGGAATAGCTCGATGAAACGGATTCCGATCCCCGTCCTACTCATCACCCTTCACTCATCACTCTTCACGACTGTTCCGGCCTGCGACAAGAGCGCCGCGAAGGAGGAGGCCCAAGCGGCCAAGGACACCCAGGCGCCCTCCCTCTCGATCACCGAGCCGAGTCTGCCGTACGGGATGGAGGGGATCTCGCAGAAGGAGGGCGTGATCACCTTCTCCGGCATGGCGGAGGACGACCGAGGCGTGGTCCGTGTGAAATGGGAGAACCACCGGGGAGGGAAGGGTTGGGCGACCGTCGTTCGCCGGGGCACGCAGACCGATTGGGAAGTGAAAGACATCCCGGTCGAGCCGGGCGACAACCGGATCACCTTGACCGCTCAGGACGCCGCGGCGAACGCGGCCACGCAGACGATCTGGGTGGTGCGGACCACGGACGTGGATTTCATCAGCTACCCCGATGCGAGCGAGACGGACCTTGAGATCAGCAAGCTGACAGAGGTCATTTTCCGAGTGGCGATCAAGGAGAGTCCGAAAGTGAAGATCGAGAGCGTCAAGCTCGTGAAGGTGAACGAGAATGGCGAGATTCTGGACACGCTCGGCGAGATGCTCGACGACGGCAAGAGCGAGCACGGGGACGAAGTTCCTGCCGATGGCGTGTTCAGCGCGAAGGTCACGCTTCTGGAAGGCACCGAAGGCAAAGTCCGTTTCCGCGTCGTTGTCTCCGGTGTGAAGGAAGGTGCGGGGGGCGTCACCGCTTCCTCCGAGCCTTTCGCCGCCCGCGTGTTCAGGCCGTGGACAATGGAACAGTTGAACGCCTTTTGGGCTGTCCAAGAGCCGTCAGAAAAGATGTACTTCGACCTCAAGAGCCGGTTGGGGCATGAAGAGGCTGCCCGGAGGACGGTCGAATGGGTGAAACAACAACCGGGCGTTGCTCGCGCCCATGCAGACGAAGACGGCTACGGATTCACGATGGAGTGGGGCGAGTTCGGTGGACACATAGACATCATCCCGCGAGGTTCCGGCTGGCACCCGGATGATCCCCCCGAAACGCGTGGAGAAACGCCCGGTCCCTCCCGGCAACTACGGCCACAAGATCAGACTCCAATCCAGGCCCCTCCTCTGCCCGAAAAGGCCCCGCAGAAGCGGCAGCCGTTGCGTTACAAGTTTCGCGTAGGGGCGCGCGCTGAACTCAAGAACCCCAAGGTCCTCCTTGTTTCACCGTTCTCAAAAAGCCTTCCTACCGAGGGACTCGACTTCCTCCAAAAGAAGTTCGAGGCGAGCAAGTGCCCCACCTTCCTGACAAAACGGATCGAGAACCTGGACGCCGACATCGAGGCCTTCAAGACGTTCAAGGACTACAACGTGGTTGTCCTTTACACGCATGGCAATGCCTTGTGCCGTACAGGAGATGGCCCGGCTTATGAATACCGGCGGTGCCCATGTGGGCGGACGGCTGGCGCGATGCCCGTCACACTCACGAGCATTCCTCGGAGTCAGGAAATGGATGTGCGCTATCTGGATGAGCGGAACGGCGGCCGGATTGTGGGGAAGCCCCTTGACGTCTACGGCATCACGCCTGCTTTCGTCACGAAGTACGACAGAAGCTTTCCCACCGGAGCGCTTGTCTTCAACGGAAGCTGCCGGAGCCTCTTCAACCCCGCCCTCTCAGATTCCTACCGGTCGGCCGGCGCGGCGGCCTATCTGGGATACACGGAGTACGTGTCGATCGGCCACCACAACCTCGTTGTAAACGCCTTTTTCGAATTCCTCCTGACTGGACGGAACCTGACCCAAGCGCTCGGCGACACGCTGCTCCAGCGCGGCCTCAAGGATCCCGCGGGGGGATTCAACGGCTGTGAACCGGCGGCATTCGTCGGAGCCGGCAAGCAAGACCTCAAGATCACGATCGAAGGCTTCAACAACGGCTCGTTTGAGCAAGGGCCGGGAGTCCCGCCCGCCGGGTGGGACGCGACAGGCGACGTGCAGATCATCACCAAGTTGGGGCCTCTGACGGCGAAGGACGGTTCCTACATGGCGTATCTCAGCACCGGCGAGAATGCCGAAGACCAGTCCAAGAGCACGCTCGAGCAACCCTTCTGCGTGCCGGCGGACAAATCGAAGATATCTTTTTCCTATCGTCTGGTCTCCGAAGAACCTCTGGAATTCGTCAACTCGGAGTGGCGCGATACGTTTGAGGCAGCATTGGTGGTCGGGACCGCCCGCACGGTTCTCGTTTCCGAAACAACGGACAAGGGACCGTGGGCGGCGCTCAGCGGCGTGGACCTCGAAGGGGGCGATCGCACCGCCTTCACCACCGACTGGCGGCGCATCTCGTCCGATCTCCCGGAAACCGCCCGCACCGAAGGCGCGACCCTTGCCTTCCGCCTCCAAGACAACGGCGATCTCGTCTACGACACCGCCGCCCTCCTCGACAACGTGCATCTGGAATAGCTCGATGAAACGATTTCCGATCCTCATCCTACTCATCGCCCTTCACTCATCACTCTTCACGACTGTTCCGGCCTGCGACAAGACCGCGGCAAAGGAAGAGGTTCAGGCGGCCAAGGACACCCAGCCGCCGACGCTCAACGTCTCGGAGCCAAGCCTGCCGTATGGGATGGAGGGGATCTCCCAGAGGGAAGGCGTGATCTCCTTCTCCGGCATGGCGGAGGATGATCAAGGCGTGGTCCGCGTGAAATGGGAGAGCAGTCGCGGCGGCAAGGGTTGGGCGACCGTCGCTCGCCGGGGCACGCAGACCGATTGGGAGGTGAAAGACATCCCGGTCGAGCCGGGCGACAACCGGATAACCCTGACGGCGCAGGACGCGGCGGCGAATGCGGCCACGCAGACGATCTGGGTGGTGCGGACCACGGACGTGGATTTCATCAGCTTCCCCGATGCGAGCGAGACCGACATCCACTTGAACGAGGCCACCGAGACGATCTCGACGAGGTTCCGGCGGACGGCGTCTACAGCGCGAAGGTGACGCTCCTTGAAGGCACGGAAGGCAAAGTCCGTTTCCGTGTGATCGTGTCCGGCGTGAAAGAGGGCTCGGGGGGCGTCACCGCTTCGTCCGAACCCTTCGTCATTCGATCCTTGCGGTTGTGGACGGAAGAGGAGGAGCGGCAGGCCGACGCGATTGACGAGCAAGCGGACAGTACATATTTCGAGTTGAAGGCCAAATTCGGTCACGAGGAAGCCGCGCAGCGCACCGTGGAGTGGTTGAAGATGCAGCCCGGCGTCGCGAGTGCTGGCGCTTCCGAGGGTGGGTACAGTTTTCTCATGGAGTCGGGAATACAGGGTGGTTACTTGGAGACTATTCCGCGAAAAAATGCCAACCCCGCCGATCTCAAACCTGATCTACAGAAAGAAGGTTTTGAGGAGCATTGTCTTGGGGATGTTTGCGACACGCCCGACCCGACTGCGGCACCGGCCTCCGCGGTTCGGAAACTTGCTCCGCTTCAGTACAAGATGGATCGGCGTGGAGGACTTCGGGCCGGAATCACGAACCCGAAGGTTCTGATTGCGTCTCCTTTTGCAGGCGAATTGCCCGTCAAAGCGTCGGTGGAACTGAACAGGATGTTTGGATCCCACAGATGTCCGATATTCGACAGGAGGTGGATCGTGGGTGAGAAGGCTGGCGTTGAAACTTTCAAGACCATGAAGGACTACGACATCATCGTTCTTGATACGCACGGCGATGCGATCTGCTGGAAAGCCGAGGGTGGATACGAGCGCTGCCGTCGGGGAGATTTGCCTCCTCCTGGAGCGATTGTGATTACGCGGACCGGTACACCGGTCACGAAGGAAATGAGCCGTTTGTACTCGGAGGAAAGGCGCTCCGGGTTGATCGTAGGAGACAGGTTGTTTTCCACCTACGCGATCACGCCGGCCTTCGTCTACAAGCACAAGCCGTTTCGTCAAAAGTCAATGGTTTACAATCTCTCGTGCCGCAGCCTCTATAACCATACGATGGCCCAAGCTTTTCGGAATGTGGGCGTGTCGCCCTACTTTGGCTATTCGGAGTACGTGGACACCTGCTACGACGACATCGTGCCGACGATTTTTCAGTCCCTTCTAAAGGGACACACCGCAGGCCGGGCATACTCGGACGGCGTTGCCGCCTACGGCCCAACGGACGCGTCTTGCTCGCCCGTTCCCGAGCCGCATCCGGCGACCTTGATCTTGGCGGGGAGCAGCGACCTCAAGATCACGATCGAGGGCTTCAACAACGGATCGTTCGAGCAAGGGCCGGGAACCCCGCCCCCCGGGTGGGACGCCAAGGGAGACGTGCAGATCATCACCCAGCTCGGCCCGATCACGGCGAAAGAGGGAATCTACATGGCCTACCTCAGCACGGGGGAAAACGCCGAAGACCAATCCAAGAGCGCGCTCGAACAACCCTTCTGCGTTCCGGCGGACAAATCGAAGATATCCTTCTCATACCGACTGGTTTCCGAGGAGCCTGACGAATTTCTGAACTCGGGGTATCGAGACACCTTCGAAGCGGCGCTGGTCATCGGGACCGCCCGCACGGTTCTCGTTTCCGAAACGACGGACAAGGGGCCGTGGTCCCCCTTGCCCGGCGTCGACCTCGAAGGGGGAGATCGCACCGCTTTCGCCACCGACTGGAAAACCGTGGCCTCGGAACTTTCCGAAACCGCCCGCGCCGAAGGCGCGACCCTCGCCTTCCGCCTCCAAGACAACGGCGATCTCGTCTACGACACCGTCGCCCTCCTCGACAACGTGCATCTGGAATAGCTCGATGAAACGATTTCCGATCCTCGTCCTACTCATCACCCTTCACTCATCACTCTTCACAATCTTCCCGGCCTGTGAGAATCGGAAGGCCCCAACACTCGACCCGACTGAGGCTTTGGAGCAGCTCCCCCAGGCCGAAATCGCATCGGACCCGGTGGCACTCACCCCCGTCGTGGCGTGGGCAGTGGATCAGATCCTCGTGTCGCTTCGATACTGGGACATTGTGAATGTGGAAGAGGCGCTCGATTTCACGAGAGCGCGTCCAGGTCAGCCGACTTTGTTTGCCGGATTGCCTCTCGGGATGCGGCCCGTGCGATCCCGTTCCCGAATCGCCAGACGCCAGGTAGACAATTCCTGTCCCATGCGAGTGGATCGGTCCGACGGGCCGACGGGCAAGATCGACCTTGAACTCCTCGGCGGCTGCGAAGCATCGGTAAGCGAAATACCCATTCGCTATGTCGGGAGCATACGATTGAAAGGGGACTTGAGCCTCGGCGGTCTTCGCGTGAACACGGTTTGGAAGGACTGGACGGAAGAAAATCCCTTCGGACGCAAGAAAGTAAACGGCACTCAGACGCTGGAGAGTTCGATCCAGGCCGAAGGCGAATATGCCGCTTCCATTCGCCGGCAGTTGGGGGGGACAACCGGAGACGCGGGGCCCATCGAGGAAGACTTCACGTGGACCGTCTCAGGACGCGACGGTGAGGAGGCGAACACGAGCGGCTCCTGGCTGTGGACCTCGGGATCATCGATGAGCGCATTGCGCGTGGACCTGAGAACCACATCCGTTCCGGCGGATACGGCCACGGGGAAACCCGAACGGGTGACCGAGGGAACCTTGGATCTCGGTCTTGTGGGAGGCGGATCACTTCCAGTTCTTTCCGGCTCTTCTTCCGGCCGGCTGACCGTGCATTTCGAGAGCGTCCGCACGGGCGCCTGTCGTGATGGTCCCGCGAAGCCGACGACCGGCCGGATCATATTTGAATCCCTCAACCGGGTGGAGGCCGTTTTTTCAGATTCGTGCGACGGATGTGTAAGCCTAACCGATGGGAGCGGGCGCAAGGTTTGCTGGACGGAGCCGGCGCCGCCGACCGAACCGCCCAACCCAACGGAAGGCCCCCCAACGAGCGAAGGAGTTACCGAGCCGCCTGCGGAGCAGCTGGAGGCCAAAATCGTCGTCATGGAGCCGATCTTCACCGCTCAAACCGATATCGCTTCAAATCAGGTCACCCTTGCCTCACAAGACTTGGCGGTGGCCCTGCCGGAAGGGTATCGGACGGTCAACGTAGAAGCCGATGTGTCCGGCATCTTTTTCGACCGGAGTGAGGGAATTCGTGGGTTCGCCGTGGCGGGACCCTCCGAGGCCGCAACGGCGTCCAAGCTCGGCGAAGCGTTCAAGAACGGGAGTCGGATCAACGGAACGTCCCTCCCCGCGGAGTCGGCGGCCGTCGTCAGCACGGTCAACTCCCTGCGCCTGACATCGGTGGAAGGAAAGCCAATGTCGCTTCAGACGTTCGCCGTCGGCTTCTCTTCGCCGAGGAGCTGGGAGAGTGTGACCGCGCAGCTCGCGGCAGGCGTGGGAATGGCGGCAGCCAAGACGGAGATCTCCATGCCGGGGGTTGAAGTCGGCGCCGCATCCGGCGTCACGTCGAAAGACTATATCGTGGCGCTGGGGTCCGTCGCGCGTGATGGGGGAAAATCGCTGCACGCCGCCGCTGTGGCGCCCATGGACCGCTTCGATGAGCAGTCGTCCGAAATGTTTCAGACCGTGGCCGCGGCCACGCGCGCCAACGCGAAGCTCGCCAGGAAAGAAGAGTCCTTCACGGCCCAGGCTCAAGGGCCGCAGATCACCGTGAGCTCGTCGGTGGTGGACGTGCTGTGGGTCATTGATGACTCCGGCAGCATGTCCGAGGAGCAATCCAACTTGGCGACGAATTTCGACGCCTTTTTCCGG
This genomic interval carries:
- a CDS encoding VWA domain-containing protein, which codes for MKRFPILVLLITLHSSLFTIFPACENRKAPTLDPTEALEQLPQAEIASDPVALTPVVAWAVDQILVSLRYWDIVNVEEALDFTRARPGQPTLFAGLPLGMRPVRSRSRIARRQVDNSCPMRVDRSDGPTGKIDLELLGGCEASVSEIPIRYVGSIRLKGDLSLGGLRVNTVWKDWTEENPFGRKKVNGTQTLESSIQAEGEYAASIRRQLGGTTGDAGPIEEDFTWTVSGRDGEEANTSGSWLWTSGSSMSALRVDLRTTSVPADTATGKPERVTEGTLDLGLVGGGSLPVLSGSSSGRLTVHFESVRTGACRDGPAKPTTGRIIFESLNRVEAVFSDSCDGCVSLTDGSGRKVCWTEPAPPTEPPNPTEGPPTSEGVTEPPAEQLEAKIVVMEPIFTAQTDIASNQVTLASQDLAVALPEGYRTVNVEADVSGIFFDRSEGIRGFAVAGPSEAATASKLGEAFKNGSRINGTSLPAESAAVVSTVNSLRLTSVEGKPMSLQTFAVGFSSPRSWESVTAQLAAGVGMAAAKTEISMPGVEVGAASGVTSKDYIVALGSVARDGGKSLHAAAVAPMDRFDEQSSEMFQTVAAATRANAKLARKEESFTAQAQGPQITVSSSVVDVLWVIDDSGSMSEEQSNLATNFDAFFRQFRALNLDYHLGVVTTDCDSYNSTYYGSKPLCGALRKLSNGAVTIDSNTPQAEKEWATISRPGTSGSGNEKPLLAAREALTSRETDKTNAGFRRAGASLVVILVTDEVDHSYEGAYKNSDPGATYTPPTPFIQFVQAQAASVFAITGDPGVAAYSGGCTSANGGADPGNAVIEVAESTGGSWASICSSTFAPTLSLISQAIGTKSSRFRLSQAAIPSRIRVFVDGIEVRRSITRKNAGAIQQADGFIYDVASRTVSFIGVRFAPKPGQTVRVVYLAVEGLA